The Hordeum vulgare subsp. vulgare chromosome 7H, MorexV3_pseudomolecules_assembly, whole genome shotgun sequence DNA window AGTAGGTCTGGTCTGTTCTGATGCGTTGTGATGAGGAAGCTGAGATGTTGTACTGCAATGTTTCATGCTCTACACTGATCCTTAAAacaggttgttgttgttgtgaattCACAGGCTACGATCTATTGTACTGCTGAAATTGCGAATTGTTGGTCGCTGAATGGCACACATGAACTGTGAATCCATGTTTTTTGTTTCCCCTGTTTTGCAGTACCTGACAGAGAACAACGATTTCATGGTGATCGGGATAATCGGCCCACCTGGTGTGGGCAAGTCAACCATCATGAACGAGCTTTATGGATACGACGGAAGCTCGCCTGGTACTATACTCATTTActcgtatggttttcttgtgcttATATCATGGTTGCCGATAGGGTTGCTGAGAATCATCGAAAAGATACCGTTCGCAGTTTATTCTGCACCAAACTTGAGAAAAGGAAATTCATTTAGGTGACCGTTCTCTGTAGGAATGCATCCTCCTTTTGCTACGCAAACTGAGGAAATCAAAGCGTTGGCAAAGCACTGCACTGCAGGTGTTGATTTCAGGATATCTCATGAACGAGTTATACTCCTCGACACTCAGGTAAGATGAACTTAGCTTACTCTCAGCACTGGTGTGTTCCAAATACCAGAACAGTTAAGCCAAAAAATTTGCTGATAATATTCTCAACTGCAATCAATGATCCTGCAGCCAGTATACAGTCCATCCATCCTAATTGATATGATGAGGCCAGATGGTTCATCTTCACTTCCTGTTCTTAACGGCGATCCATTACCAGCAGACCTGGCCCATGAGCTAATGGGGATCCAGGTAAATGATTTACTTTAATTCTTACACCTGACTGTGTTACTGCTAGCTTTACCTTTGTGGTTCACAGTAATTGATCAGTATTTTGTGTTGTTCTGCAAGGAATTCCTGTAGCTTGGTGTTTTCTTGGCATCTGTCTGTaatgttgtgttggttgtgtcagAAGGGATGAATGATTTTTCCATGTGGGAGCTCATGCTTACGGTAAGTTGTCTGGCTATATTTTCTCTGTGGATACACTTCTCTCGAGAACTAAAATAGTTTGTTCACCTGGTAGTGTGAACTGTCAATTTTGTTCAGAAAACCCCTGTTTTGTTGAGCCTATTCTAGTAATATATGCGGAACAATGGAACAAATTACATTTAGAAGTTCATTACTGAGTTTATGAGTTCTAAATCTTGTTTTATGGAAACTAAAATCACTAATGTTCTAAACTTGCAACCTTCTGACTTCAGTGGAGCAGATTGGTAATTTGCAAGTCCACCATTTTCTCGTTGTTCTTCAAGAAAGAAAAGGCTAGCTTACGTTGGCTACATACTGCTACAGATTGCCTGATTCTTCCAATTTGATTCAGAATTTGAGATTTCCTTGGCGTATATCTCATTGTACTTGTTTCACCTCTCACACTCTTCAGCATATTATGCACATACATCGTTGATGATAGCACATGTTTCTTATCCAACATTTGGAGAGTGAACCATTGTATTGTATTCTACTGAAAACTTCTTCAGTTACTCTGTGAGACTGTGTTCATGTACTTCAAACATGTTGACTGATGGCCCTACGTTAGAAGTGATATCTGGCAATATTGTACAATGCTGAAATGTGTGTTGTAATGTATTTTTACAGGTTGATTTGCTGAAGAATAATATACCTGACCCATCATTGTTGACATCATCTACGCCAGACAAGGAAAATAAAAATGACAACCAATCAACCAGTGAAGATTATATTGCCGATCTCTGTTTTGTGCATTCTAGGTGAGCATTATGAACTGTTCTACTCTCTTTTAGAGAGTGTATTTTCATGTTATCAAATACTCATTCATATTTCTCCGAATATATGGATCTTTTGAATATCCTGTTGGTAAAACTGAACAACTGTTGTACTTACCTTAAGAGAGTGTGTTTTTCCTGTTATCAGATACTCATTTATATTCATCTAAATAAACAGATCTTTTGAATTTCCTGTTGGTAAGAAAAGAATGTTGCTGCAAAATGATCATATGAGAAGATACCACTTCCATACTTAATCCATTCCTCTACTGGTTTAATCTTAGTAATTTGATTGGTGGTGTTTTCTAATTGAACAGATTGAGGGAACATGACTTTTCTCCTTCAAAGCTCATGCTTCTACGGGAGACTCTTGAAAAACACTTCGAGTCCTCTTCATTTAACATTGGCAGCTCTAGTGCGACACCTGAAGTTACCGATTCCTTGGTTGGTCCAAGCACGAAAATTGAAGACTTGAGCTCCAACCAGCAGGACGTATTCCTTCTTCCATTGAGATCACATGATAACTCAGCAAAGTTTGAGTATGGGACATACTCATCCATGCTAGGAATGCTTCGTGATCAGGTATGTTTTCCAGTCCGAGTTGAAATTACATCGAGTCTTGAAACCAATTATAAAATTTAAACAAAAGCTCGCTGTCAGATGCACAGCCTATTCTTAGCTTATCttgtttgtttacccaagcatttaTTAACACCCCATTGAGGCGGTCTGATGGATGTGTTGCTGTCGCTGCAGGTCCTGTCAAGGCCATTGAGGCCGTTCACGAAGAACCTGACGGAGCGCGACTGGCTAAGAGGCTCGGCGAAGATATGGGACATGGTGAAGAGATCCCCCGTCGTCTCGGACTACTGCAAGGCGCTCCAAAGCTCGGGTTTGTTCAGGAAGTAGCCACATATTTGTTGTAGTGTTCTCGATTCAACCGATCTGAGTCTTGAGATACAATTTGAATCACTGTTAGATTAAATGAGATGATGGGCTCGATCCGCTATACGACGTATTGATCCTACTGtgtgttttttttcttccgttcttCGGCGTTGTAAATCCGAAAGATTCCGGGAGAAGAAAATTCCCAACCTTGGTGCTGTCCCTTTTGCTTACGTACTAGCATTGTTCAAGAAATCGGTAACTGGTAGCTACTAGTACTAGGTTACTATACATACGATGGGGATATGCTGTAAGGTAACAATGCAGAATGATCTCCAACCTAGGTGCCGTCCCTTTTGTTCACATCTCTCTTTTCACTCGTCCTAACTGATATATGAACGTCTATGATTTTGCATTTGACTTCACGGCAAAAGGAACTAAGAGGAACTGAGTTTTTCTTCCATTTTTTGAAGAGGCCGTCTTGTAGTttctcctgcttgtgtttcattcctTGACCCCACAAGTGTCAATTAACAGGTTGTCGCGTTTGGATTAGCGTTCTCCTCGTTTTTGGACGGcttagagcaagtctagtagagccttcaaacccttaaaaataactgtTTTTTGTACAGTTTTCGTCGAAAAAAACCGTAgactaaacccctaaacccttaaacccgtaaaaaaattaaAGGCCCAACCCTCAAAAAATTTCCcaacctgtagaagtgagggttgggaggaaaaactccccccaacccgcactcctctTCCACCCTCACGCAGGAGGGAAGTTTCATCCCCGCGCCGCGCCCTCCCCCgatcccgccgccgccgctgccagcCCGCCGCCTCTCCGCGCCCCGCCCCTCCGCATCGACGCCGCCCacccgccgccccgccccggccgcccgcccggcgcccctccgcgccccgccccggccgcccgccCCACCCCGCCCCGGACGCCACCCGCCCGCGTCCCCGCCCCGCTCGACGCCGGCCCCCGGCTCCCGAAGGtgagattttttttaattttttggttTTTAATTTTTGCTTCATTGGCACTCACAATTGTTGTCACTCGGTATGTAGATGGAGGTGAACAACGACGACATGGACTCGTTGTCCGATTCGTTGGATTGGTCGTCATCCGACGATTCGGACAttgacgagttgttgcaagacgacgacgtcgagatgatgagcctcctcgtcgACGTGCAAGCGTTTGAAGACCACGTGAAGCTTATGGATCAGAGGAGAGAGTCGAAGATGGGGCGACTCCCATCTACCGGAACCGCGCTCTCGGACACGA harbors:
- the LOC123411514 gene encoding protein SMG9-like yields the protein MAAGHPQLLAGDRGSSSSSSSHPPPPPPPKILLAKPPLPPPSASGADDEGAGGGGARARQGPQPGSLSLVSDAWEVHTDKILPYLTENNDFMVIGIIGPPGVGKSTIMNELYGYDGSSPGMHPPFATQTEEIKALAKHCTAGVDFRISHERVILLDTQPVYSPSILIDMMRPDGSSSLPVLNGDPLPADLAHELMGIQLGVFLASVCNVVLVVSEGMNDFSMWELMLTVDLLKNNIPDPSLLTSSTPDKENKNDNQSTSEDYIADLCFVHSRLREHDFSPSKLMLLRETLEKHFESSSFNIGSSSATPEVTDSLVGPSTKIEDLSSNQQDVFLLPLRSHDNSAKFEYGTYSSMLGMLRDQVLSRPLRPFTKNLTERDWLRGSAKIWDMVKRSPVVSDYCKALQSSGLFRK